The Triticum aestivum cultivar Chinese Spring chromosome 7B, IWGSC CS RefSeq v2.1, whole genome shotgun sequence genome window below encodes:
- the LOC123157009 gene encoding 40S ribosomal protein S18: MSLIAGEEFQHILRVLNTNVDGKQKIMFALTSIKGVGRRFSNIVCKKADVDMNKRAGELSAEEMDRLMAVVHNPRQFKVPDWFLNRKKDYKDGRFSQVVSNAVDMKLRDDLERLKKIRNHRGLRHYWGVRVRGQHTKTTGRRGKTVGVSKKR; this comes from the exons ATG TCGCTGATCGCGGGTGAGGAGTTCCAGCACATCCTGCGTGTGCTCAACACCAACGTCGACGGTAAGCAGAAGATCATGTTCGCGCTCACCTCCATCAAGGGTGTGGGCCGCCGCTTCTCCAACATCGTCTGCAAGAAGGCCGACGTCGACATGAACAAGAG GGCCGGAGAGCTTTCCGCGGAGGAGATGGACCGTCTGATGGCGGTGGTGCACAACCCGCGCCAGTTCAAGGTGCCCGACTGGTTCCTCAACAGGAAGAAGGACTACAAGGACGGCAGGTTCTCCCAGGTCGTCTCCAACGCCGTTGACATGAAGCTCAGGGATGACCTTGAGAGGCTCAAGAAGATCAG GAACCATCGTGGTCTGCGTCACTACTGGGGCGTGCGTGTCCGTGGTCAGCACACCAAGACTACCGGTAGGAGAGGAAAGACTGTTGGTGTCTCCAAGAAGCGATAA
- the LOC123157010 gene encoding renalase: MSAAAANVAVIGAGITGAVCASLLATRGVAVTLFDSGRGPGGRMAQRREVMDDGTELRFDQGAPYFTVSNDEVAGVVGGWEAQGLITEWKAMFACFDRETGKFRDFDKVLS; the protein is encoded by the exons ATGAGCGCCGCCGCGGCCAACGTCGCCGTCATCGGAGCCGGAA TAACGGGCGCCGTGTGCGCCTCGCTCCTGGCCACGCGCGGGGTGGCGGTGACGCTCTTCGACTCCGGACGCGGCCCCGGCGGCCGCATGGCGCAGCGGAG GGAGGTGATGGACGACGGCACGGAGCTACGGTTCGACCAGGGCGCGCCCTACTTCACCGTCAGCAACGACGAGGTCGCCGGGGTCGTGGGCGGATGGGAGGCGCAGGGGCTCATCACCGAGTGGAAGGCCATGTTCGCCTGCTTCGATCGGGAGACCGGCAAATTCAGAGACTTCGATAAG GTCCTGTCGTAA